The nucleotide window TAGAGTACAACAGCAGGAAATAAGAGTACAAGAACTGAGTACAGTGAGtgcagtggcactggcaggCGTTTCACTTGAGATGCTTTTACTTGCCCATAGCATACCAGCCACACAGAAACAAAGTCTGGCACATGAAATCactccagctctgagcccctgtTTCCCAGACAATCCTGCCCAAGCCCTCGGAAGCACAGATGGGATTGCTGACCTCCCGACTGATGGCTGCCATCTGCTCTTCAGACAGGAAGGTCTCACTGATGACATCACTCAGGGCGCCTCCGTCCATGTACTCTAAAACCAGCCAGAGTTCCTCACCCAGAAGATagctgaaagaaggaaacaaggGTGTGGAGATGAACATGCATGGCTACATTGATTTTTTACTTCCGggtttcttgtttccaggtccCTTTGGGACTAGGACAGAATCAAAGGAATAGACATTCCCTCTCAGCTGTGCATTGTTTACAATCTGTGCAGTCTGGAGGAGAAAGGCACTGCTGTGAAAAAGGAGATGTCTTAGATGGGCAGCAAGTGAAAAGTGCAGTTTAGTAACAGCCCAGATAAAAAGCCTTTCACACCTGGTGTTTCTGGAAATAAGCACGTAGTCTTCCTGGCATGCATGACCATGGCAAAGAGGGGCAACGATCTAAGGGAAATCCACTTTAGGATGGTTCATTAGCAtttaagaaactttaaaaaatcaatcccaaaaaatgggaaggcAGCGAATTTTGAGGATGCTGACTTAAGAAGATACAGCTGATCCAGGTTCTGAAtaattttggaataattttcaaGCGTTCCAGGGAAAACTCATGCAAACAAGATGCACTCTCTTCTAATCCATTGGAGATGAATAGAGAAATATTAATAAGTAATAATGAACAGCTCTACTTCCTGCCACTGACCAAAGTGGGTTTTTAACCTCTCATGTTTGCTGTATGTAAATGCACATCCATGGGATAAGACCATGACCTCTCACCTGTCTAAATAATTCACAACACTGGGACTCCTATTCCTCTTCATGATCATGATTTCATTAACTGTTAGTTGCTTCCTCTGCAGTCcttgaagatttattttctttatggccacctaAAATGACATTGAAAATCAGTAACCTGAGAAGCTGGTGGCACGAGACCACAACACACATGGAGCAAGTGATTTTGCAAtgacacagctgagctgtgccaaactgccttgTGATTAGGCACTGCAGTAATTAGGAGCTGACATTCCAACAGcccatttctctgcttccttggggGCAGTTCCAGAACACATGGGGCCACTGACATCTTGCCTTGTCCACTTGGAAACAGTGGTGTCTCAGCTATCACCCCCAAACCTCTGACCATACTCTCTGCTGCTTTGTATGGGATTCAGAAGAAGTAATCTATGCCTTAATACTCGGTGGATACATcttgggctgtgggcagggcttAGGGCTTTTAGGGACACCTTGCAGATCTCTCCCTACGTGCAGTTCCCAAGTGCACACTGCAGGTGGCTAAGGAACTACCAGTAACTTTCAGATGTATTTGCTGGcagccagaaatgagaattcaggACTCTGAAGCTGTAGCCCCAAAGAGCAGGGAGGTGCTCTAAGGCACCACCTTTATTTTGGCAACGAAGAGCGAGTGAGCGCCTCCTTCTCTGAAAGGAACCGCTGCCCTCCGTGCCTTTCTTCggcagctgaggaggacaaAGTCCCAAACGTATTTCATGGGCTGGCACCAGTCTGTGcttcttgtgccttttcagcacagctctacccaaagctccagccacagctcccaccccccAGAGGGGAAGGCCCTCAAGAGCATCAGagtctgcaggggctgttgacATTTACCTCTCCTCCTGTGGCATTGTTGAGTGCTCTAACCACATGACCAAAACTCCTAGCaatgaaacagaagcagagaaaggagaagctgtTTAGCTCCTAGAGTGAAAGTTAGCCCATttaggagatctctgctgtaaatacctaaaagctgcaggatgcaggagggctctgccagaAGGCAGATGATGTATGCTCTTCTCAAGTGCATGGGCACTGGGCCTGTTCATGAAGCGCTGGGGTTCAACTTCTAAAGGGAGTTTATTCTTTCCTCTTGCGTTTCACTTTCTAAATGGTGGGTTCCTATCCTGACCATAGAGTGTTTCCTTCCACAAACCAGGGGAAAGAAATGTTCCTGGGAACTGTTATCTCACAGCTTTGATAGGGGGTAGGTTGCTCTTTCTGGCAAgcaagtttcttcttttttcattagtGGGGCAGTATGATTTTGAGACATACAAAAATGCTAAAGAAATtaacacagagctgtcccacacTTGAGAGACAAGGATATCTTCCAGGTCCTGTTCCTTGATGCAGGCAAGACCTCGGCAGCATGGAGGTGTGTCTGACAATGCcttctgagcacacacacaaattcgGAGCAGCACCGAGAGATGGGAGAatctgtccccagtgtgtgaACATGTTTGCAGCTGGCCTGACTTCACGCTGGATAGACATTCCACCAGAAAAACACCTGGCCCATGGTTGTGCAGGAGTAACTGCGGTTGGACTCACCCACTGCCAATATGTTCCTTTTCAGTGTAGTTCATTGCAGGATTTTCCGTATTCACCATTCTCCCtgagggaaacaaaatgcaagatgcTGACTTTAAAGCAGAGATCCCAGCTTCCAGGAGATACAAAGGGCAGCCCCACTGTCTGGTGCTCTGAGCCCTTTGTGGTCAGCTGGGTAACAACATCCAACGTCAATAggacaggcagccctgcagtgcagacGGCTGGCACAGAGACTGATTTTGTACAATCCTTTGAAGAGTTCTCTtgacaggaaacaaagcacaggGAGATGCATTTCCAGGAGAGAAGGACATCTTCTCCACCTTTCAGCAGTTTGCCAAAAGAATTCCTTTCCATTTGTAAACCAGAGCAGCTCATGCTATTACCAATCCCAACAAGGCTTTCAGCATCAGGACCCTCACCTGTttatgagcaggctgagctcaaAGGTGCCCCTCTCCCAGCTAAGGAaggctccagcctctgcagtcCCACCAGCCCTCCGGGAGAGGGCAGCCAGCACAACAAGTCTGGCAAAGCCCAAGCATGAGCACTGACAAGCAGTGAGaagaagccacagccagcctgagCCCCATACAAGTTGTTGCCCCCATTCAGGACACaacaggatgggctttgagaTCAGCCACACTGAGGTGCAGATCAATGCCCTTTTTGTCCCAACAGGTGATGGTAGACACAGAATCCACGGGGCTCTGGTCTCAGCCCCACCAGGTCTTAtctgagagcacagcactggcagctcttacGGGCAAGAAGCAGACTCATTGGGTTGTGCTGCAGAATCACAAAGGACTTGATGTGTTTTCCTAGAGACTGATCTGAGCAGGGCTTTGGCCAATGGGTAGGATTGCAACAGTCATGGGAAAGAGTGGGTATCAGGTATGACAAAGTGCCATGGATCTGAGGACTATACCGTGGGTGGGCTGGAGGCTCTCTCCTGAGAAATGCCTCCAGTTAATCTGATCACATCACTTAGATGTGTCTCTTGGACACATCTTGATAAGCATAAAACTAGAAGAATAAATACAGGTTGTTATAAAAgtgtctgtttttttctttgggggCACATGGAAAACACCTCCTGCTCTCTATTTGTCCTGTAACCTGATGTTCTTTCAAAAGTAGTTCTTATTGACAAAAATACAGCATtctcatgaaaataaactgcagatgTAGTAGTGGTAACAGTAAGTCACAAAATAGGCATCAACAAGATGTGGGGAAGAAGGGCTCCTTCAGGATGGAGAAAAACCAActccagcaaaaaaacccacaagtcaacaacaaaaaaccccaaaacaccacaaaaaaacctcacaaaaacaaaaaacaaaaggctcccacaaaaaacaacacaaaaacaccccaccaaaaaaaaaaaaacccagccaaaaagacaaaaatccaaaaccagtcaatttctgtgaggtttttttgctcTGATGACTGGTTGGAAGTCAGGAGTCTAAGGAGGATTTAGGAAGCTGAAAATTCCATTCAGTTTGGCCACTAACAGACAGGAATTGCCTGGATTATTTGCTAGGTCACAGCCTTCTGCTGATCCAAGAACAATCCCTGCTTCAGCCTTTAGCAGAGAGGGAAGCTCAACAAACCCAAGCCAGTCCCAGGTgccctcagaggcagcaggaacacCCAGAGCGCTCTCTcgctgccctggagcacagcacttCCTCTGGGGAGTCCTAAATGGCCCTGTGACACCAAACTCAGGAGGAGCATTCGGTACAGCTGTGCTGATACCTGCACACAACACACTGTCCCTCAGACAAGAAACACACCAGACGTACCCAGCATCTCCAGGTACCCCTTCTCAGTCTGCTGTTTTGGAGAGACGAAGGAACTGCCCGAGCTCGAGTTCCCAGGTTTGACAGAAGGGCTTCCTCGAGGTAATGCTGATGCGGCAGCAGGTTCAGAGCCCATGATGTGCTGGTCCTGTAGCAATTCTGGTGGGCACTGTTCCTGTGCCTCATGCCAAACTTGGGGCCCTTCATTGCCAGACATTCGCTGGAAGTCTTTGCAGGCTGCCCGGTGAGGTGTCAACACTTGCACCTCAAATCAAACAGAACAAAGCAGTCAGGGACTACAGCTTGTCCCTGTCAGCCAGGAGTCACCGActgtgaggaaagggaaagaacagatTGACAGGGGATACAGACAGCTTGCTTCAATCCTCCATCTGGGTCACCATGTTCCCCTGTAAAAACACCTCAAGAAACAAGGAGAGCAGAACAGGCAAGCAGGAATCAATTTAGATGACTGCTGGCCAAAAGGCCAAAGGACAAGTCCAACCatccagggcagcagtggggattcAACACACCAGGAAATGTCCTTCAGAGTGACTGTAATACACACGACAGCAGGATGGCACTCAGAGGCATcaccccactccctgctgctctgtacTAGAAAGGCAAGAAGGGCAGAAACCACCGGTTTGGTGACTGCAGTGGCTATCCCTCTTTCACTCACTTGCTTTTGTAGAGACTGAGAGAGGCGATTAGCTTTATCTCTgatgattttaatttcttcctccagcctcttctcccttACCTTGTTGCTAGCCTCcgaatcctgcagctctgcctgcacatggTCCTTGTTAGTCAGTAAACAAGAAGGGAGAGGATGTTTCATGAGTGGAGTGGCTGCCACTCTTTCACTCACCTGGTTCTGTTGATCGCCCCTCTGCTGATTGAGATTCTCCTCTTGAACTCTTCTCATGTCAtccttgttctttctcttcaaTGCCATGATGTCACTCTGAGCTTCGGGCAGCTCTGCttgtggctctgccttgatGTTCTGTACACACAAGTGCAGAGCAAGTgactgggagctgccatcaagctcagctttctcctcttgcagcctcaaaatcacatttattcagccacttctttctgcttccctaCCCACATCTGTTTCCAATGTAaccctcctgtcccagtgctgttctctgcagattccaaggctctgtgcttccagtgcctgtgggactCCTGGCCTCCTCAGTCCCAAGAGCTCCGTTTTATGCccctcttcctgcccttcctgctgtcACTTGGCCAGTCAGGCTTACCTGGCCATTCTCCTCTGGCTCTTccacctgctgcctgtgctgctcttcctgctctcgggctgggaacagctctccCTGAGACGGGCGTGGCATCTCTGATGAAGCAGTttgctcctgctctttctctAGAAGGGCctgcacagaaagcaagagaagaTGGGTTTCAACTTTCCATACAACCTTTGTGGGCCAAGACTCAAGGACTGATGGGCTCTCACGTTCCCaaagcactgtgctgctctACTGGGTCATTCTCTGCCCGTGGGGAAGCACAGATTCCAAAGTGACCTTGGCCCTACATTTAGAGGCCACCTGGGACAGAAGCTCCAACAGCCTCTCAGGCAGCTGACAGGGAAGGTGTGGCATTACTCAAGGGTCTGGTGAGGGCCTCCCTCTTCTTCTGCCATGTCCTGTTTGTCTTTCAGTAGTGACTGTCAGCCCGCCCTGTCgcacagctccatcctggctctgcaggtggtTTCCTGTGTGAGCTCACCCCTTGTGAGACACACTTCTGGAGTTCATGCTCTTTTCAGGCCTGCACCAGCATTCCTGCCTTTCTGACATCTACACTCTTGTTAGAAAACCTGGTCATTCACAAGATGAGGATGCATGCACAGATCTCTGATGGAGGTCAGAGAGCCTCGATGGCCACCTCAGTATATGGAAGAGAACCAAggtgtttcttctccctctgctgtCAACTGAGAATTCTGACCAGCAGTAAAAGAGACTCTGCTAAGGCCCCATTAACGAATGCACTtacacagccctggggaggccAGTGAAGGAAACCATGTGTCATGTAATGCATGGCATGTATGACCAGAGTCACTGAACACCAGCTAAACGTGGAATTGTTCCACCTCTCTAGGACAGGCAGCAATCTAAAAAGTTAACTGGAGACTTCAGGGCAGAAGAggccagaggaggaaaacaactctgaggggggaaaaaaacatcctaTCTGGAGGGGGAAACATCTCTGCCTGCTCAGAATTGGTGGAGGGAATGTGTCTCTAATTCTCTCCTGAAAGGGATGCTTTAGGTGACCTTTGCACCTCCAACTGCCTTGGACCAGAGCCGGGAAGATTCAATTATGTAAATGTtacatagatagatagatagatgatagatagatagatagatagatagacagacagatctCTATACTATAATCTCTATTTTCTGACCTCTCTGTTGCTACACACATCAAAACTTGGTAGCCAGTGCCCCGCTCAGCAGCAATCCTGAGATTGCTCTCCAGTTGCTCAATAAAGCACACTCTTGGGGAATCTGGAGTGTGCAGGTCCTTATGGAAAGTGATCAGACCCAGAGCATTGCACTGGGAAATGCactctttgtgcatctgtgcTTGAGCAAGTTCTTCTCTTGGACTCGACAATACTGATGGTGCTAAAGTGGCTGgaagcaataaaaagaaataaaggccAGCCCCTACCAGCTCCTCTGatctctgaggagcagctggaatgcaAGGGCATTGATCTCCTGCTCAATtcccaaagaaaacacacattgATTTCCTTGTCTACAGAAAGTCACAGGCACTCTTAAGTTCAAAGTGATGCTGGCAGGCCTGGAGCCACAAAAGCTTCTTCTGCACCAACATCCCTGTACCAAACGGTGTGTTCTCATGCAAAAATATACTGCATTCACGAGAAGTGACactttggaataaaaaattgTAGCAGTCCGAGTACTGTAAAAGGGcaggaaataaagaggaaaagcagtttagttgggagaaaaagaaaatgaacaagaCACTTCCTCtaggcaaagcaaaaaaatcacaataaaaaaaggagaagaaagccaATTCCAAAAGTAGGTAAAATATTGCATGCACAGAGGACATACTGAAGGTCCCTCACAAGGTTTCAGTGGTTAAGGCtaaagctccctcagctcctcactggccttgtgctccactaACTTAGCCAGATcctgtggccttctctgcaaactctcctgcccctcaaacactttctgcttcccaggggcccacagctgcacacagcactccacctgtggccacagcgctgccaagcacagggcgatgctcactgccctgctcctgctgccccactgctgctgacacaggccatgatgcccttggccttcttggccactgggccacagtctgcttcatctgcagcttctccagacctgcagcaaccctgcctccttctgaccgacacagctccccatccacaaagttgcttgtttgacttcaagtaCACcagccaccatttcaagatggccttcctcttctgagcaacacaagacagccgtcaaggacttgcagcttcacccccactgcaggCTCCAAGGCacttgccaaagctgcagacttccgGGAAAAATGGATCAACAGAaacttgccccttctgctgtttgcctcacaaggaggcttcgacactgcgcggttcctttctttggccacacacaTGACAAGATcggctccccacagcttcatggacagCACAATCATCTCCATGCAGcttagcaaaagccaaaaggcagctgggccAACAGAGACTCTATACGTGAGGAAcgactcaagaaaactgcagaacacttccacaagccaaagacacctttccaaaaggggaaaacaaagcaacagagccttttgacctccagcact belongs to Haemorhous mexicanus isolate bHaeMex1 chromosome Z, bHaeMex1.pri, whole genome shotgun sequence and includes:
- the LOC132342054 gene encoding serine/threonine-protein kinase PAK 3-like: MAYPYDSLLPQVTRPRTISPLPPSAPEEEAKDEEVEQVKWKRPAVVTPQTVHSKRALLEKEQEQTASSEMPRPSQGELFPAREQEEQHRQQVEEPEENGQNIKAEPQAELPEAQSDIMALKRKNKDDMRRVQEENLNQQRGDQQNQVSERVAATPLMKHPLPSCLLTNKDHVQAELQDSEASNKVREKRLEEEIKIIRDKANRLSQSLQKQVAIKKINLQGLQRKQLTVNEIMIMKRNRSPSVVNYLDSYLLGEELWLVLEYMDGGALSDVISETFLSEEQMAAISRECLRGLDFLHSNHIIHRDVKSDNILLRTDGSVKLADFGLSTQLTPEQNRRCTLAGTPWWMAPEVVTGQPYGPKVDIWSFGIVGIEMVEREPPYCNQSPASAQRLIATVGTPKLRHPKLLSDLLRDFLSCCLQKDEEERWSAMELLQHPFVTSAKPASILSQLINSVKKRKKN